A genomic segment from Sciurus carolinensis chromosome 1, mSciCar1.2, whole genome shotgun sequence encodes:
- the Lsm10 gene encoding U7 snRNA-associated Sm-like protein LSm10 encodes MAVSHSVKERTISENSLIILLQGLQGQVTTVDLRDESVARGRIDNVDAFMNIRLAKVTYTDRWGHQVELDDLFVTGRNVRYVHIPDNVNITATIEEQLQIIHRVRNFGSKGQGRQEFPSKKYK; translated from the coding sequence ATGGCGGTGAGCCACTCGGTGAAGGAACGGACCATCTCCGAGAACAGCCTGATCATCCTGTTACAGGGCCTCCAGGGCCAGGTAACCACTGTGGACCTGCGGGATGAGAGTGTGGCCCGCGGACGCATTGACAACGTGGATGCTTTCATGAACATTCGCCTGGCCAAGGTCACCTACACGGACCGTTGGGGGCATCAGGTTGAGCTGGATGACCTCTTTGTGACAGGCCGTAATGTCCGATATGTCCACATCCCGGATAACGTGAACATCACCGCTACCATTGAGGAGCAGCTGCAAATCATCCACCGGGTGCGCAACTTTGGCAGCAAGGGGCAAGGCCGGCAAGAGTTTCCCTCCAAAAAATATAAGTGA